The Haloplanus sp. CK5-1 genome contains a region encoding:
- a CDS encoding PHP domain-containing protein, which yields MLSVELHTHSSLSHDGRDPVDHLLEQAASVGLDALAVTDHDEIDASLDAVEKAPDYGLIGIPGMEITTAAGHVLALGVREAVPAGLPFEETLDRIHDGGGIAVVPHPFQSSRHGVAAHISEETLATADAIEVYNSRLLTGRANRKAERFAADHGLPMTAGSDAHIAEMVGQATTEVDADEHSAGGILDAVAAGRTSVVGRRTPWHISFRQAAGGAKRRVLRALGDLL from the coding sequence GTGTTATCGGTCGAGTTGCACACCCACTCGTCGCTGTCGCACGACGGCCGCGACCCCGTCGACCACCTGCTCGAACAGGCGGCGTCGGTCGGCCTCGACGCGCTTGCCGTCACCGACCACGACGAGATCGACGCCAGCCTCGATGCCGTCGAGAAGGCCCCCGACTACGGCCTGATCGGCATCCCCGGCATGGAGATCACGACCGCCGCGGGCCACGTCCTCGCGCTCGGCGTCCGCGAGGCAGTCCCCGCCGGCCTGCCCTTCGAGGAGACGCTCGACCGCATCCACGACGGCGGTGGCATCGCCGTCGTCCCCCACCCGTTCCAGTCCTCGCGCCACGGCGTCGCCGCACACATCTCCGAGGAGACCCTCGCGACCGCCGACGCTATCGAGGTCTACAACTCCCGCCTGCTGACGGGGCGAGCGAACCGCAAGGCCGAACGCTTCGCCGCGGACCACGGCCTCCCGATGACCGCCGGGAGCGACGCCCACATCGCCGAGATGGTCGGCCAGGCGACCACGGAGGTCGACGCGGACGAACACTCGGCCGGGGGCATCCTCGACGCCGTCGCCGCCGGGCGGACGAGCGTCGTCGGGCGTCGCACCCCCTGGCACATCAGTTTCCGACAGGCCGCCGGCGGCGCGAAACGGCGCGTCCTCCGGGCACTCGGCGACCTGCTGTGA
- the purL gene encoding phosphoribosylformylglycinamidine synthase subunit PurL — MSLSDPDHDLVAAELGRDPTPAEAALFENLWSEHCAYRSSRPLLSAFESEGDQVVVGPGDDAAVVALPTHDPDGEETYVAVGIESHNHPSYVDPYDGAATGVGGIVRDILSMGAYPVALTDSLYFGGFDREHSRYLFEGVVEGIADYGNAIGVPTVGGSVEFDDGYEGNPLVNVACVGLVTPDRLVTADAKTPGNKLVLVGNATGRDGLGGASFASEDLSEDAETEDRPAVQVGDPYTEKLLIEANEALIGEDLIRAARDLGAAGLGGASSELVAKGGLGARIDLDAVHQREPNMSALEILLAESQERMCYEVRPEDVERVEEIADRYDLGCSVIGEIREGNYVCTFDDETVVDVPAAFLADGAPMNDLPIEEPTAASRDLPDPDLVEAFEAVVSSPNTASKEWVYRQYDHEVGTRTARRPGDDAAIMAIREAGTGLALSAGAIPAWTDANPHEGARAVALENATNLAAKGATPLAAVDCLNGGNPEKPDVYGGFSAIVDGLADMCSTLDVPVVGGNVSLYNDSVAGPIPPTPTVAMLGTREGYDAPPLSVAGEGTLLEVGAHGGALGGSEYLSQADGSDRFPDLPADPTAAVDAVATVANLESTLATHDVSHGGLAVTLAEMVDDAGVSASVGSAEALFDETPGRVVVETVDPDAVRAAAGEVPVRKLGESTTEATLSLSVDGKTLDYDAGELTDLRAVVERELD; from the coding sequence ATGAGCCTGTCCGATCCGGACCACGACCTCGTCGCCGCCGAACTCGGGCGGGACCCCACGCCCGCCGAGGCGGCGCTCTTCGAGAACCTCTGGAGCGAACACTGCGCCTACCGGTCGTCCCGGCCCCTGCTGTCGGCGTTCGAGAGCGAAGGGGACCAGGTGGTCGTCGGCCCCGGCGACGACGCCGCCGTCGTCGCCCTCCCCACCCACGACCCGGACGGCGAGGAGACGTACGTCGCCGTCGGCATCGAGAGCCACAACCACCCCTCCTACGTCGACCCGTACGACGGTGCGGCGACGGGCGTCGGTGGCATCGTCCGCGACATCCTCTCGATGGGGGCCTACCCCGTCGCCCTGACCGACTCGCTGTACTTCGGCGGCTTCGACCGCGAACACTCCCGCTACCTCTTCGAGGGCGTCGTCGAGGGCATCGCCGACTACGGCAACGCCATCGGCGTCCCGACGGTCGGGGGGAGCGTCGAGTTCGACGACGGCTACGAGGGGAACCCGCTGGTCAACGTCGCCTGCGTCGGCCTCGTCACGCCCGACCGCCTCGTCACGGCCGACGCCAAGACCCCGGGGAACAAACTCGTCCTCGTCGGCAACGCCACCGGCCGCGACGGGTTGGGCGGGGCCTCCTTCGCCAGCGAGGACCTGAGCGAGGACGCCGAGACGGAGGACCGCCCGGCCGTCCAGGTCGGCGACCCCTACACGGAGAAACTGCTGATCGAGGCCAACGAGGCGCTGATCGGCGAGGACCTGATCCGGGCGGCCCGCGACCTGGGCGCGGCCGGACTGGGTGGGGCCTCCAGCGAACTCGTCGCCAAGGGGGGACTGGGCGCGCGGATCGACCTCGACGCGGTCCACCAGCGCGAGCCCAACATGTCGGCTCTGGAAATCCTGCTCGCGGAGTCCCAAGAGCGGATGTGTTACGAGGTGCGCCCCGAAGACGTCGAGCGGGTCGAGGAGATAGCCGACCGCTACGATCTCGGCTGTTCGGTCATCGGGGAGATCCGCGAGGGCAATTACGTTTGCACCTTCGACGACGAGACGGTCGTCGACGTGCCCGCGGCGTTCCTCGCCGACGGAGCGCCGATGAACGACCTGCCGATAGAGGAGCCGACGGCGGCGTCCCGCGACCTGCCCGACCCCGACCTCGTCGAGGCGTTCGAGGCGGTCGTCTCTAGTCCCAACACGGCGAGCAAGGAGTGGGTGTACCGCCAGTACGACCACGAGGTCGGGACGCGGACGGCCCGGCGCCCCGGCGACGACGCGGCGATCATGGCCATCCGCGAGGCTGGGACCGGACTCGCCCTCTCGGCCGGCGCCATCCCGGCGTGGACGGACGCGAACCCTCACGAGGGCGCGCGGGCGGTCGCACTGGAGAACGCCACCAACCTCGCGGCGAAGGGCGCGACGCCGCTCGCGGCCGTCGACTGTCTCAACGGCGGCAATCCGGAGAAGCCGGACGTGTACGGCGGCTTCTCCGCCATCGTCGACGGTCTCGCCGACATGTGTTCGACCCTCGACGTCCCGGTCGTCGGCGGTAACGTCTCGCTGTACAACGACTCGGTCGCCGGTCCCATCCCGCCGACGCCGACGGTGGCCATGCTCGGTACGCGTGAGGGGTACGACGCGCCACCCCTCTCGGTCGCCGGCGAGGGGACCCTCCTCGAAGTGGGGGCACACGGCGGTGCCCTCGGCGGGTCGGAGTACCTGTCGCAGGCGGACGGGAGCGACCGATTCCCGGATCTGCCGGCCGATCCGACGGCGGCCGTCGACGCCGTCGCGACCGTCGCGAACCTGGAGTCGACGCTCGCGACCCACGACGTGAGCCACGGCGGTCTGGCCGTGACGCTCGCGGAGATGGTCGACGACGCGGGCGTGTCGGCGAGCGTCGGGAGCGCCGAGGCGCTGTTCGACGAGACGCCCGGCCGGGTCGTCGTGGAGACGGTCGATCCCGATGCGGTGCGGGCGGCAGCGGGTGAGGTTCCGGTCCGGAAACTCGGGGAGTCGACGACCGAGGCGACGCTCTCGCTTTCGGTTGACGGGAAGACGCTGGACTACGACGCCGGCGAACTGACCGACCTGCGGGCGGTCGTCGAGCGCGAACTGGACTGA
- a CDS encoding DUF7550 family protein, with protein sequence MDDHGHDDHEHNPHGDAGGRVTSPMQDFSTGQAGVGAVVLLVGLAVTFGLPLLL encoded by the coding sequence ATGGACGACCACGGACACGACGACCACGAGCACAACCCACACGGCGACGCCGGGGGACGCGTCACCTCGCCGATGCAGGACTTCTCGACCGGGCAGGCCGGCGTCGGTGCCGTCGTCCTCCTCGTCGGCCTCGCGGTCACGTTCGGCCTGCCGCTTCTCCTGTAG
- the hisF gene encoding imidazole glycerol phosphate synthase subunit HisF has product MAVTKRIIPCIDVDVDDDGEPAVYTGVNFEDLEYTGDPVEMAREYNEAGADEFVFLDITASAEGRETMLGVVEDIADQVFIPLTVGGGIRTREDIKETLRAGADKVSINTAAIQNPELVDEGAAAFGSQCIVISVDAKRRYDEAGEYYEQVDGESCWFECTIKGGREGTGVDVVEWAREVESRGAGELFVNSIDADGTKDGYDIPLTSAVCENVSTPVIASSGCGSPEDTYEVFTEAGADAALAASIFHFDEYTIREVKEHLDERGVPVRL; this is encoded by the coding sequence ATGGCCGTAACCAAGCGAATCATTCCCTGCATCGACGTGGACGTTGACGACGACGGGGAGCCGGCGGTGTACACGGGCGTCAACTTCGAGGATCTGGAGTACACCGGCGACCCCGTCGAGATGGCACGGGAGTACAACGAGGCGGGAGCCGACGAGTTCGTCTTCCTCGACATCACGGCCAGCGCGGAGGGACGGGAGACGATGCTCGGCGTGGTCGAGGACATCGCCGATCAGGTGTTCATCCCGCTGACGGTGGGCGGCGGGATCCGCACCCGCGAGGACATCAAGGAGACGCTCCGGGCCGGCGCGGACAAGGTGTCGATCAACACCGCCGCCATCCAAAACCCCGAACTCGTCGACGAGGGGGCGGCCGCCTTCGGCAGTCAGTGTATCGTCATCAGCGTCGACGCGAAGCGACGCTACGACGAAGCGGGGGAGTACTACGAGCAGGTCGACGGCGAGTCCTGCTGGTTCGAGTGTACGATCAAGGGCGGCCGCGAGGGGACTGGCGTCGACGTCGTCGAGTGGGCACGCGAGGTCGAATCCCGCGGCGCTGGCGAACTGTTCGTCAACTCCATCGACGCCGACGGCACGAAGGACGGCTACGACATTCCACTGACGAGCGCCGTGTGTGAGAACGTCTCGACGCCGGTCATCGCCTCTTCGGGGTGTGGAAGCCCGGAGGACACCTACGAGGTGTTCACCGAGGCCGGGGCGGACGCCGCGCTGGCGGCCTCTATCTTCCACTTCGACGAGTACACGATCCGCGAGGTGAAGGAGCACCTCGACGAACGGGGCGTTCCGGTTCGGCTCTAA
- a CDS encoding DNA-directed RNA polymerase subunit L, whose amino-acid sequence MELRVIEKTDEELRMEIAGEDHTFMNVLKGALLETPGVVAATYDMNPEQSGGQTEPILSVKTESGTDPLDAVGDASRRVQELSEDFSAAFQAA is encoded by the coding sequence ATGGAGCTACGGGTCATCGAGAAGACCGACGAGGAACTTCGCATGGAGATCGCGGGCGAGGACCACACGTTCATGAACGTCCTCAAGGGGGCGTTGCTGGAGACGCCGGGCGTGGTGGCGGCGACCTACGACATGAACCCCGAACAGTCCGGCGGCCAGACCGAACCCATCCTCTCGGTCAAGACCGAATCCGGGACCGATCCCCTAGACGCAGTGGGTGACGCCTCCCGGCGCGTGCAGGAGCTCTCCGAGGACTTCAGCGCCGCGTTTCAGGCCGCTTAG
- a CDS encoding uracil-DNA glycosylase family protein, with product MRNVTDRTRNPFGMQPPCERFVPGCGDANAHFHVVGDHPGVHGGAETGVPFTDCVAGRRLQEALHDAGLLTTTGDAPDVDLTYLSYLHTCVPDGDPTDDDYGAMEPFFDAELRAIAAHVLFPVGERATRHVLETYTTRDPADLDVESLHATELLGSGWLVVPIREPTDWEGDDANRLVDAIHTLRDTDYRRESDLGRFIAGDEPYFVR from the coding sequence GTGCGAAACGTCACCGACCGTACGCGGAACCCGTTCGGCATGCAGCCACCCTGTGAGCGGTTCGTCCCCGGATGCGGCGACGCGAACGCCCACTTCCACGTCGTCGGCGACCACCCCGGTGTCCACGGCGGGGCCGAGACGGGCGTCCCCTTTACCGACTGTGTCGCCGGTCGCCGACTCCAAGAGGCGCTTCACGACGCTGGACTTCTGACGACGACCGGCGACGCCCCCGACGTCGACCTGACCTACCTCTCCTATCTCCACACCTGCGTCCCCGACGGCGACCCGACCGACGACGACTACGGCGCGATGGAACCGTTCTTCGACGCCGAACTCAGAGCCATCGCCGCACACGTCCTCTTCCCGGTGGGGGAGCGTGCGACCCGGCACGTCCTCGAAACGTACACGACCCGCGACCCGGCCGACCTTGACGTCGAGAGCCTCCACGCGACGGAACTACTGGGGAGCGGGTGGCTCGTGGTACCGATCCGTGAACCGACCGACTGGGAGGGCGACGACGCGAATCGACTCGTCGACGCCATCCACACCCTCCGGGACACCGACTACCGTCGCGAGAGCGACCTCGGGCGCTTCATCGCCGGCGACGAACCGTATTTTGTTCGGTGA
- a CDS encoding DUF5793 family protein produces the protein MRRDHFELEAHNVDWVDTDDPPAEPRVIIDFDGPKETLTERLTGADGDLLDASETDVTFRLQDSLDDPDATGVVGVTDRITGDFLLELNEDASDVLRFVRAAREYGKSTGDTGQYAVTLRIDGEPLTTYSKSTFLVYDANGSLLRSKSLIPSGVEL, from the coding sequence ATGAGGCGCGACCACTTCGAACTGGAGGCACACAACGTCGACTGGGTGGACACCGACGACCCCCCGGCCGAACCCCGTGTCATCATCGACTTCGACGGACCGAAAGAGACGTTGACGGAGCGACTGACTGGTGCGGACGGCGACCTGTTGGACGCGTCCGAGACGGACGTGACGTTCCGTCTGCAGGACTCGCTCGACGACCCCGACGCGACGGGCGTCGTCGGCGTCACCGACCGCATCACCGGTGACTTCCTCCTCGAACTCAACGAAGACGCCTCGGACGTACTGCGGTTCGTCCGCGCTGCCCGAGAGTACGGCAAGTCGACCGGCGATACCGGTCAGTACGCCGTCACGCTCCGGATCGACGGCGAGCCGCTCACGACGTACTCGAAGAGCACCTTCCTCGTCTACGACGCCAACGGGAGCCTCCTCCGGTCGAAGAGCCTCATCCCCTCCGGCGTCGAACTCTAG
- a CDS encoding DUF7549 family protein — protein sequence MWVRSEYAGELAVLSTWLSALIPWTVSYTSGIGGGALLFVRFPLVQIRYSFGVPLARGITVADPLSAAAFQQGQSVAVAYRIWIVGAAVFSLALLVSVVYYRREAWAESWSVDPVRLLGALLLTTGVVLAVATSLLVTRGFPGVPIPVGVGFLLLFGVLLLIVERTDGESESDPAA from the coding sequence ATGTGGGTTCGGTCGGAGTACGCCGGCGAACTTGCGGTGCTGTCGACGTGGCTGTCGGCGCTGATCCCGTGGACCGTGTCGTACACGTCGGGGATCGGCGGCGGAGCGCTGCTGTTCGTCCGGTTTCCGCTCGTCCAGATCAGGTACAGTTTCGGCGTCCCGCTCGCCAGGGGGATCACCGTCGCAGACCCCCTGTCTGCCGCCGCCTTCCAACAGGGTCAGAGCGTCGCGGTGGCCTACCGGATCTGGATCGTCGGCGCGGCCGTCTTCTCGCTCGCCCTCCTCGTCTCGGTCGTCTACTACCGCCGCGAGGCGTGGGCCGAGTCGTGGTCGGTCGACCCCGTTCGCCTGCTCGGTGCCCTCCTCCTGACGACCGGCGTCGTCCTCGCCGTCGCGACGTCACTCCTCGTGACCCGCGGTTTTCCGGGCGTGCCGATCCCGGTCGGCGTCGGCTTTCTCCTCCTGTTCGGTGTGCTCCTCCTGATCGTCGAGCGGACGGACGGCGAGTCGGAGTCGGATCCGGCGGCGTGA
- a CDS encoding pentapeptide repeat-containing protein, with protein MVGIPNSDRVEPADIEPGADLSGANLRSAELKEVDLSQANLRGADLRDADLSGGLLPSVGEEPTQTDLSGADLSGANLRDGDFGFADLQYATLRGCDLTGANLLGANLRYADLRGSDLSNADIRDADLRNTRLNGSRLKDAELNSARLVDADVRGANMNETDMSAVPVDTAPPTRVNSQGADLRGSTVIGADLAGINLQNANLNGVTLSETCLGVGNPSLDPHQSVLAGASLRGANLRNADLRGANLSGKAPAEPAYRDYRSGPADLRGATLSGARLERTENENAFPQESVSRHPFIAEADLRGADLRGADVPADFDTE; from the coding sequence ATGGTTGGAATACCGAACAGTGATCGAGTCGAACCCGCCGACATCGAACCGGGTGCGGATCTATCGGGTGCGAATTTGCGGAGTGCAGAACTGAAGGAGGTAGATTTGAGCCAAGCCAACCTCCGAGGTGCCGACCTCCGGGACGCGGATTTGAGCGGGGGACTCCTCCCGTCCGTCGGAGAAGAACCAACACAGACTGATCTATCGGGCGCGGATTTATCGGGAGCCAACCTGAGAGATGGCGACTTCGGGTTTGCCGACCTCCAGTATGCGACATTGCGCGGCTGTGACTTGACCGGGGCAAATCTCCTCGGTGCCAACCTTCGATATGCCGATTTGAGAGGTTCTGACCTCTCAAACGCCGATATCAGGGACGCCGATCTGCGGAACACACGACTGAACGGTAGTCGTCTGAAAGACGCCGAATTGAACTCGGCGAGGTTGGTGGACGCGGACGTCCGCGGTGCCAATATGAACGAGACGGATATGAGTGCGGTTCCGGTAGACACGGCCCCGCCGACCCGTGTCAACTCACAAGGGGCCGATTTACGAGGATCGACCGTGATCGGTGCCGACTTGGCTGGCATAAATTTACAGAACGCCAACCTGAACGGAGTGACCCTTTCCGAGACGTGCCTCGGCGTCGGGAATCCGTCGCTCGATCCACACCAATCGGTTCTGGCCGGCGCGTCCCTCCGTGGAGCGAACCTACGAAACGCGGATCTGCGTGGCGCGAACCTGAGTGGCAAAGCTCCGGCGGAACCAGCGTACCGGGATTATCGCTCTGGTCCGGCGGATCTGCGTGGGGCCACCCTGAGTGGAGCACGGTTAGAACGGACGGAAAACGAAAACGCGTTCCCACAGGAATCCGTATCGAGACACCCGTTCATAGCGGAAGCGGATCTGCGAGGTGCCGACCTTCGAGGGGCTGACGTGCCGGCCGATTTCGACACCGAGTGA
- a CDS encoding transcription factor S, which produces MEFCDECGSMMQAEDEVWVCTQCGHETLRDEAAEAGMVTTQAQEESEVIESTGGSSGLPTTSANCPECDNDTAHWYMQQIRAADESETRFFVCTECEHKWREDDH; this is translated from the coding sequence ATGGAGTTCTGCGACGAATGTGGATCGATGATGCAGGCGGAAGACGAGGTGTGGGTCTGTACGCAGTGTGGACACGAGACGCTCCGGGACGAGGCGGCGGAGGCAGGAATGGTCACCACGCAGGCACAGGAGGAGTCGGAGGTCATCGAGTCGACCGGCGGGTCGAGCGGACTGCCGACGACGAGCGCCAACTGCCCGGAGTGTGACAACGACACCGCACACTGGTACATGCAACAGATCCGTGCGGCCGACGAGTCCGAAACCCGGTTTTTCGTCTGTACAGAGTGCGAACACAAGTGGCGAGAAGACGACCACTGA
- a CDS encoding peptide ABC transporter ATP-binding protein: MTTADDRPLDVVADLTVEVGDATVSVQGYGDLVVVSAPTFAAARTLAATPDTVVDRLTAADVTVDLRVRGRSVARAGPGHTSGPLSRALGVDPARVSPGGLLLAALSRR; the protein is encoded by the coding sequence GTGACGACCGCCGACGACCGCCCGCTCGACGTGGTAGCCGATCTGACCGTCGAAGTCGGGGACGCGACGGTGTCAGTCCAAGGGTACGGCGACCTCGTCGTCGTCTCGGCCCCGACGTTCGCGGCCGCGCGAACGCTCGCGGCGACGCCCGACACGGTCGTCGATCGGCTGACTGCGGCGGACGTGACCGTCGACCTCCGCGTCCGGGGGCGGAGCGTGGCGCGGGCGGGACCGGGCCACACCTCCGGTCCCCTGTCGCGGGCCCTCGGCGTCGACCCCGCCCGCGTCAGTCCGGGGGGCCTGCTTCTCGCGGCGCTGTCGCGACGCTGA
- a CDS encoding methyltransferase, translating into MILLVRGDREYLRAPGEELQTDLGVLTVPDDVEPGDRLETHLGEEFVVREPRGPDLFDHFERTGAPMMPRDVGLVIGLTGAAAEDRVLDAGTGTGVLAAYLGRIGAEVRTYEVDSDFADVARENMTLAGVADAVDVRTGDVTDDVDSLADGPGFDLLTLDTADAPTVVRRADDLLVSGGFAVVYSPFVEGSREAVEAARAAGLDDVTTQETIQREMQFDDRGSRPDTRGVGHTGYLTVARRR; encoded by the coding sequence GTGATCCTACTGGTCCGTGGCGACCGGGAGTACCTCCGCGCGCCCGGCGAGGAACTCCAGACCGACCTCGGCGTGTTGACCGTCCCCGACGACGTCGAACCCGGCGACCGACTGGAGACCCACCTGGGCGAGGAGTTCGTCGTCCGCGAACCACGCGGCCCGGACCTGTTCGACCACTTCGAGCGGACCGGCGCGCCGATGATGCCCCGCGACGTCGGGCTCGTGATCGGTCTCACCGGCGCGGCCGCCGAGGACCGCGTCCTCGACGCCGGCACCGGAACGGGCGTGCTCGCGGCCTATCTCGGCCGGATCGGGGCGGAGGTCCGGACCTACGAGGTCGACTCCGACTTCGCCGACGTCGCCCGGGAGAACATGACGCTCGCCGGCGTCGCAGACGCCGTCGACGTGCGGACCGGCGACGTGACCGACGACGTCGATAGCCTGGCCGACGGCCCCGGCTTCGACCTGCTGACTCTCGATACGGCGGACGCGCCGACGGTCGTTCGGCGGGCCGACGACCTCCTCGTGAGCGGCGGCTTCGCCGTCGTCTACTCGCCGTTCGTCGAGGGGTCCCGCGAGGCAGTCGAAGCCGCACGCGCGGCCGGACTCGACGACGTGACGACCCAAGAGACCATCCAGCGGGAGATGCAGTTCGACGACCGCGGCTCCCGGCCGGACACCCGTGGCGTCGGTCACACGGGGTATCTGACCGTCGCGCGTCGGCGCTGA
- a CDS encoding nascent polypeptide-associated complex protein, translating into MFGGGGMNPRKMKQMMEQMGIDVTELDAEEVVIRTADEELVFSDAQVTRMDAQGQETYQVVGEPESREPGSGAAAIEAGDGGDDADADGGPDPGDVALVAQRASVDEETARDALEATDGDLAAAVARLE; encoded by the coding sequence ATGTTTGGTGGCGGCGGCATGAATCCGCGAAAGATGAAACAGATGATGGAACAGATGGGCATCGACGTGACCGAACTCGATGCCGAAGAGGTCGTCATCCGGACGGCCGACGAGGAACTCGTCTTCTCCGACGCGCAGGTGACGCGGATGGACGCGCAGGGCCAGGAGACCTACCAGGTCGTCGGCGAACCCGAGAGCCGCGAGCCCGGCTCGGGCGCAGCGGCTATCGAAGCCGGCGACGGCGGGGACGACGCCGACGCCGATGGGGGTCCCGACCCCGGCGACGTCGCGCTCGTCGCCCAGCGCGCCAGCGTGGACGAGGAGACGGCCCGCGACGCGCTCGAAGCGACGGACGGCGACTTGGCGGCGGCGGTCGCCCGACTGGAGTGA
- a CDS encoding IS4 family transposase, with amino-acid sequence MGSVTYTPPDSVIVDRIQRAFPSDELRERARATSLVERERKFDIVALFYTLSFGFAAGSDRSLQAFLERYVEMADCEELSYAAFHDWFEPGFVALLREILDDAIENLDTGRAELNGRLERFRDVLIADATIVSLYQDAADIYAATGEDQAELKLHLTESLSTGLPTRFRTTDGTTHDRSQLPTGEWVADALILLDLGFYDFWLFDRIDQNGGWFVSRVKENANFEIVEELRTWRGNSIPLEGESLQAVLDDLQRQEIDVRITLSFERKGGSGASATRTFRLVGLRNEETEEYHLYLTNLGKDDYSAPDIAQLYRARWEVELLFKELKSRFGLDEINTTDAYIIEALIIMAAISLLMSRVIVDELRSLEARQREAEAAEDADSSASRLPRRRCSLAVERHAHLIQLYLMVELGYELPDLDELLLWVARNPNPHRDRLREQVERGEFGFDRH; translated from the coding sequence GTGGGAAGTGTGACCTATACCCCACCGGATTCGGTGATTGTTGACCGGATTCAAAGAGCGTTTCCCTCCGACGAGTTGCGCGAGCGCGCTCGCGCAACATCACTTGTCGAACGAGAGCGGAAGTTCGACATCGTTGCGCTATTCTACACGCTCTCGTTCGGTTTCGCCGCTGGATCAGACCGCTCTCTCCAGGCATTTCTCGAACGCTACGTCGAGATGGCTGACTGCGAGGAACTCTCTTACGCGGCGTTCCACGACTGGTTCGAACCGGGTTTCGTTGCACTCCTTCGAGAGATTCTCGATGACGCCATCGAAAATCTCGATACCGGACGAGCCGAGTTGAACGGACGTCTCGAACGCTTTCGAGACGTCCTCATTGCCGACGCAACTATCGTTTCGCTGTACCAGGACGCCGCTGATATCTACGCAGCAACTGGCGAAGACCAGGCTGAACTGAAGCTCCACCTCACAGAGTCACTCTCCACCGGCCTTCCAACCCGGTTCCGTACAACCGACGGAACTACTCACGACCGGAGTCAGCTACCCACCGGAGAGTGGGTAGCTGACGCCCTCATACTGCTCGATTTGGGCTTCTACGACTTCTGGCTGTTCGACCGCATCGACCAGAACGGCGGCTGGTTCGTCTCCCGCGTCAAGGAAAACGCGAACTTCGAGATCGTCGAAGAACTGCGGACGTGGCGGGGCAACAGTATCCCACTCGAAGGGGAGTCGCTGCAGGCCGTCCTCGACGACCTGCAGCGACAGGAGATCGACGTCCGCATCACGCTCTCATTCGAGCGCAAGGGAGGGTCGGGCGCCAGCGCGACCCGGACGTTTCGACTGGTCGGCCTGCGCAACGAGGAGACCGAAGAGTACCACCTCTACCTGACGAATCTCGGCAAAGACGACTATAGCGCGCCCGATATTGCGCAGCTCTATCGGGCGCGCTGGGAGGTCGAACTGCTGTTCAAGGAGCTGAAGTCGCGGTTCGGCTTGGATGAGATCAACACGACCGACGCCTACATCATCGAGGCGCTGATCATCATGGCGGCAATTTCGCTGCTGATGAGTCGTGTAATCGTGGATGAGTTACGGTCGCTTGAGGCAAGACAACGAGAGGCCGAAGCCGCCGAAGACGCCGACTCGTCGGCGTCGCGGCTCCCCCGCCGTCGCTGTTCGCTAGCCGTCGAACGCCACGCTCATCTGATCCAGCTGTACCTCATGGTCGAGTTGGGCTACGAACTGCCAGATCTGGACGAGCTGTTGTTATGGGTGGCACGAAATCCAAATCCACACAGAGATCGGTTACGTGAGCAGGTTGAACGAGGTGAGTTCGGCTTTGACCGCCACTAA